A stretch of Pseudomonas sp. FeN3W DNA encodes these proteins:
- the trxA gene encoding thioredoxin has translation MSERIIEATTEKFTDLLSGTKMPILVDFWAEWCGPCKMIAPLLEALAHDRDDILIVKVNVDESPELATRYGVRGIPTLILMQDEEIKATKVGALSRAQLDAFLAQSL, from the coding sequence ATGTCTGAACGTATTATCGAAGCAACAACCGAAAAATTCACTGACCTGTTGTCTGGCACTAAAATGCCAATTTTGGTCGATTTCTGGGCGGAATGGTGTGGCCCTTGCAAAATGATCGCTCCGCTGCTCGAAGCGCTCGCGCATGATCGTGATGACATTTTGATCGTGAAAGTGAACGTCGATGAATCGCCGGAGCTCGCTACTCGTTATGGTGTCCGTGGTATTCCTACCCTGATCTTGATGCAGGATGAGGAGATCAAGGCCACCAAGGTTGGCGCGCTATCACGTGCTCAGCTGGATGCATTCCTTGCGCAAAGTCTGTAG